Proteins found in one Drosophila innubila isolate TH190305 chromosome X, UK_Dinn_1.0, whole genome shotgun sequence genomic segment:
- the LOC117793396 gene encoding pre-mRNA-splicing factor ATP-dependent RNA helicase PRP16 isoform X2, with the protein MSDDDAGVHRLEGTTGQDQRGGLVIKKPKDKDNSSATSGGSGGSFKVPQGSLLGLDKLAAKRRAEKARAERLISFKDNEYDDGGGGGTPSNAASTTPVSEFAFKKPDIKSFEKLSRQLREHKDETPSHTGGVSEKARERLREHIQRDRDRHKGAVRDTTRDDSASYSGDRRERERERDRERERDRQRRGDERRKRAREQDQERHRDGRRRDRDRDRDRSLSVRSVHTPREPGTPGGGSGGVSNSSWDDDDNADGSGARKSDWDFPTPRGSGYGTGSNSGDWSERSNSRSRSHSHSQSQRAANADDTTRATPAHRYNQWAHDRKRSGATPWTGDAESRDMWEEEQRRLDREWYNIDEGYDDENNPFGGTNAEYFRRREEQLEQKRKKRISAQQRQNNRDNELWERNRMLTSGVVTSINVSDDFDEEALERVHLLVHHIVPPFLDGRIVFTKQPEPVVPVKDPTSDMALLARKGSALVRNYREQKERRKAQKKHWELGGTKLGNIMGVQRPQDEDDAKFDKDNDTADYRKDQKFADHMRDMQDTKNGGGKSEFSRKKTIGEQRRFLPVFASRQELLNVIRENSVVIIVGETGSGKTTQLTQYLHEDGYSKRGMIGCTQPRRVAAMSVAKRVSDEMDTQLGEDVGYAIRFEDCTSERTVIKYMTDGILLRESLRDPDLDSYAAIIMDEAHERSLSTDVLFGLLRELFF; encoded by the coding sequence ATGTCCGACGATGATGCGGGAGTGCATCGCTTGGAGGGCACCACAGGCCAAGATCAGCGTGGCGGTCTGGTCATCAAGAAGCCCAAGGACAAGGACAACAGCAGTGCCACCAGCGGCGGCAGTGGCGGCAGTTTTAAAGTTCCACAGGGTTCATTGCTGGGCCTTGATAAATTGGCAGCAAAGCGGCGTGCGGAGAAGGCGCGTGCCGAGCGTTTGATTTCCTTTAAGGATAATGAATACGATgacggtggtggtggtgggaCACCATCGAACGCGGCGAGCACAACGCCCGTCAGTGAATTCGCCTTCAAAAAGCCGGATATAAAGAGCTTCGAGAAGCTAAGCCGGCAACTGCGTGAGCATAAGGATGAGACACCTTCGCATACGGGCGGCGTCTCGGAGAAGGCACGTGAACGTCTGCGCGAGCACATTCAACGGGATCGAGATCGTCACAAGGGTGCCGTGCGTGACACGACACGCGATGATTCCGCTTCATACTCGGGCGATAGGCGAGAGCGCGAGAGGGAGCGGGACAGAGAGCGTGAGCGGGACAGACAGCGACGTGGCGATGAGCGACGGAAGCGGGCCAGGGAACAGGATCAGGAGCGACACAGAGACGGCAGACGTAGGGATCGAGATCGCGATCGAGATCGTTCCCTATCTGTGCGCAGCGTGCATACGCCCAGGGAGCCAGGCACACCAGGTGGTGGATCTGGAGGCGTGTCCAATAGCTCATGGGATGATGACGATAATGCCGATGGCAGCGGTGCACGTAAATCCGATTGGGACTTTCCAACACCACGAGGCTCTGGTTACGGCACTGGTTCCAACTCTGGCGATTGGTCCGAGAGAAGCAACAGCCGGAGCAggagtcacagtcacagtcagagTCAACGGGCTGCAAATGCGGATGACACAACACGTGCAACGCCAGCGCATCGTTATAATCAATGGGCACACGATCGGAAACGGAGCGGTGCCACGCCCTGGACAGGGGATGCCGAATCCCGTGACATGTGGGAGGAGGAGCAGCGACGCTTGGATCGCGAGTGGTACAACATTGACGAGGGCTACGACGACGAGAACAATCCCTTTGGCGGCACAAATGCCGAATACTTTCGCCGACGCGAGGAGCAGCTGGAACAGAAGCGCAAGAAACGCATCAGCGCCCAGCAGCGTCAGAATAACCGGGACAATGAGCTGTGGGAACGGAATCGTATGCTCACATCCGGCGTGGTCACCTCCATCAATGTCAGCGATGACTTTGATGAGGAGGCCCTCGAACGTGTCCATTTGCTGGTGCATCATATAGTGCCGCCATTTCTGGACGGTCGCATTGTGTTCACCAAGCAACCGGAGCCCGTGGTGCCCGTCAAGGATCCCACCTCCGATATGGCACTGCTGGCCAGGAAGGGTAGCGCCTTGGTGCGCAACTATCGGGAGCAGAAGGAGCGTCGCAAGGCGCAGAAGAAGCATTGGGAGCTGGGCGGCACCAAGCTGGGCAACATTATGGGCGTACAGCGGCCCcaggatgaggatgatgcCAAATTCGATAAGGACAACGACACCGCCGACTATCGCAAGGATCAAAAGTTTGCCGATCACATGCGCGACATGCAGGACACCAAAAACGGCGGCGGCAAATCCGAATTTTCACGCAAGAAAACGATCGGAGAACAACGACGCTTCCTGCCCGTCTTCGCCTCACGCCAGGAGCTGCTCAATGTCATCCGCGAAAACTCGGTGGTCATTATTGTGGGTGAAACGGGCAGTGGCAAAACCACACAGCTCACCCAGTATCTACACGAGGATGGCTACAGCAAACGTGGCATGATCGGTTGCACGCAGCCACGTCGTGTGGCAGCCATGTCCGTGGCGAAGCGTGTCTCCGATGAAATGGACACACAATTGG
- the LOC117793401 gene encoding protein CutA homolog, with protein MQYLGNARSVPFPWQIARNILIVATAAVTVTSRSTFATTTCTSSSSSANSCNKMNDKTSDPDYTAGASSVAFVTTPDKESAKKLAHGIIGRKLAACVNIIPQIESIYMWEGKVNEDNEYLMMIKTRTTRIDELSKFVRENHPYSVAEVITLPIQAGNLPYLNWINQTVPEKAEVKD; from the coding sequence ATGCAGTATCTGGGAAACGCAAGGTCGGTGCCCTTTCCTTGGCAAATTGCACGCAATATATTAATCGTTGCAACTGCCGCCGTGACCGTCACAAGCCGTTCTACCTTTGCGACAACCACTtgcacatcatcatcatcttcagcCAATTCTTGCAATAAAATGAACGACAAGACAAGTGATCCAGATTACACCGCCGGCGCAAGTTCCGTGGCATTTGTAACCACACCGGACAAGGAGTCGGCAAAAAAACTGGCGCACGGCATTATTGGACGAAAATTAGCGGCCTGTGTGAATATAATACCACAAATCGAGTCCATCTATATGTGGGAGGGCAAGGTGAATGAGGATAATGAGTATTTAATGATGATCAAGACACGCACCACACGCATCGATGAGCTAAGCAAATTTGTACGGGAAAATCATCCTTATAGCGTCGCTGAGGTAATTACTCTGCCCATTCAGGCTGGAAATCTGCCATACCTGAATTGGATAAACCAAACAGTGCCGGAGAAAGCAGAGGTCAAAGACTAA